In one window of Sciurus carolinensis chromosome X, mSciCar1.2, whole genome shotgun sequence DNA:
- the Gpr174 gene encoding probable G-protein coupled receptor 174, with the protein MLANDTCNMTDGDNTDFRYFIYAVTYTVILVPGLIGNILALWVFYGYMKETKRAVIFMINLAIADLLQVLSLPLRIFYYLNHDWPFGPGLCMFCFYLKYVNMYASIYFLVCISVRRFWFLMYPFRFNDCKQKYDLYISIAGWLIICLACLLFPLLRTSDDTPGNRTKCFVDLPTRNVNLAQSVAMITVGELIGFITPLLIVLYCSWKTVLSLQDKYPVAQDLGEKKKALKMILTCAGVFLICFAPYHFSFPLDFLVKSNEIKSCLARRVILIFHSVALCLASLNSCLDPVIYYFTTNEFRRRLSRQDLHDSIQLHTKSFVSNHTTSTIATELC; encoded by the coding sequence ATGCTTGCTAATGACACATGTAACATGACAGATGGAGACAACACAGATTTTAGGTACTTTATCTATGCAGTGACGTACACTGTCATTCTTGTGCCAGGTCTCATAGGGAACATATTAGCCTTGTGGGTATTTTATGGTTATATGAAGGAAACGAAACGGGCTGTAATATTTATGATAAACTTAGCCATTGCTGACCTTTTACAAGTTCTTTCCCTGCCACTGAggatattttattacttgaacCATGACTGGCCATTTGGACCCGGTCTCTGTATGTTCTGTTTCTACCTGAAGTATGTTAATATGTATGCAAGCATCTACTTCTTGGTCTGCATCAGTGTCCGACGATTTTGGTTCCTTATGTACCCATTTCGCTTTAATGACTGCAAACAGAAATATGACTTGTACATCAGTATTGCCGGCTGGCTGATAATCTGCCTTGCCTGTCTACTATTCCCGCTCCTCAGAACCAGTGATGACACCCCAGGCAACAGAACCAAGTGTTTTGTGGACCTTCCTACCAGAAATGTCAATCTGGCCCAGTCTGTTGCCATGATAACTGTTGGAGAGTTGATTGGGTTTATTACTCCTCTTCTGATTGTCCTATATTGTTCCTGGAAGACAGTTTTATCACTGCAAGATAAATATCCTGTTGCTCAAGAccttggagaaaaaaagaaagccttgAAGATGATTCTAACTTGTGCGGGGGTATTTCTAATTTGCTTTGCACCTTATCACTTCAGTTTTCCTTTGGATTTCCTGGTCAAGTCCAATGAAATTAAAAGTTGCCTAGCCAGAAGAGTGATTCTAATATTTCATTCTGTGGCTTTGTGTCTTGCTAGTCTGAATTCCTGCCTTGACCCAGTCATATATTATTTCACCACTAACGAGTTCAGAAGACGTCTTTCAAGACAAGATTTACATGATAGCATCCAACTCCATACAAAATCCTTTGTGAGCAACCATACCACTTCTACCATAGCAACTGAATTATGCTAA